Proteins encoded within one genomic window of Candidatus Binataceae bacterium:
- a CDS encoding SDR family NAD(P)-dependent oxidoreductase — translation MKLDGKNALITGAGSGMGRATALLFAREGAKVAAIDIDEKAAAETATQIERNGGKAVAIRADVSVEADAKQMVETAARRLGTPGVLFNNAGIEGESAFIGKMTAEAFDRVIAINLRGVFLGMKYVLPPMVDAGGGSIINQASIAGMVAVRGGAAYSAAKAGVIAMTRVAALEYARFNIRVNCICPGGIETEMAKRIRRGAEPDPKDVRRISVLGRMGEPEEIANMALFLASSDSSFATGAPFVVDGGWTIR, via the coding sequence ATGAAACTGGACGGCAAGAACGCGCTAATCACGGGCGCAGGATCGGGAATGGGCAGAGCAACGGCGCTATTGTTTGCGCGCGAGGGGGCGAAGGTCGCGGCCATCGACATAGATGAAAAGGCTGCCGCCGAGACGGCCACTCAAATAGAGCGCAACGGCGGGAAGGCGGTGGCAATTCGCGCTGACGTTTCGGTGGAAGCCGACGCAAAGCAGATGGTCGAAACTGCGGCGCGGCGGCTGGGCACGCCTGGCGTACTGTTCAACAACGCGGGCATCGAAGGCGAATCGGCGTTTATCGGCAAGATGACGGCCGAGGCTTTCGACCGCGTGATTGCCATCAACCTGCGCGGCGTATTCCTCGGGATGAAATATGTCCTCCCGCCCATGGTCGACGCCGGAGGCGGTTCGATTATCAACCAGGCTTCGATCGCAGGGATGGTGGCGGTGCGCGGTGGAGCAGCATACAGCGCGGCAAAGGCCGGAGTAATCGCCATGACACGCGTGGCGGCGCTCGAATACGCGCGCTTTAACATCCGCGTCAACTGCATCTGCCCGGGCGGCATCGAAACCGAGATGGCCAAGCGCATTCGGCGCGGCGCCGAGCCCGACCCGAAGGACGTGAGGCGCATCTCGGTGCTCGGACGGATGGGAGAGCCGGAGGAGATCGCGAACATGGCGCTGTTCCTCGCCAGCAGCGATTCATCGTTCGCGACCGGCGCACCATTCGTAGTCGACGGGGGTTGGACGATCCGCTAG
- a CDS encoding cytochrome P450, protein MVNDFDLTNPDFFVSGDPHSVWRELRAADPVHWTERQNKRGFWSITKYDDAQRVYRDPTTFSSLGGIALGFADAPDPNQPRMLFGFGQMMITTDPPRHGRIRQMLNRRFTPRALAPHEPHVRAITREIIDAVAEQGRCDLVVDVAAKLPTAVICEMLAVPREDWDLMFALGNMTLGNEDPEYQVDGSAQKTGAQAQRDIFNYFMRLIGERRSSPGDDLVSALVHGDIEGDHLSDLEVVFNCFLLILGGQETTRNAITGGMDALMRCPDDRERLARQSALMPTAIEEILRWTSPITHIMRTATRAVELRGRSIQEGDRVVIWNPSANRDEEVFADPYTFDLARKPNDHIAFGYGEHFCIGANLARLELRVMLDELLRRMPDMAPAGAPERLRSNLLAGIKHLPVTYTPARVAA, encoded by the coding sequence ATGGTGAACGATTTCGATTTGACCAATCCCGATTTCTTCGTTTCCGGCGATCCGCATTCGGTTTGGAGAGAACTGCGCGCGGCTGATCCCGTGCATTGGACCGAGCGCCAGAACAAACGGGGCTTCTGGTCGATAACCAAGTACGATGACGCACAGCGCGTCTATCGTGATCCGACGACTTTCAGCTCGCTGGGCGGTATCGCTCTCGGTTTCGCTGACGCACCCGATCCGAATCAGCCGCGCATGCTGTTCGGCTTCGGCCAGATGATGATCACCACAGACCCACCGCGCCACGGGCGAATCCGGCAGATGCTCAATCGGCGATTTACGCCGCGCGCGCTGGCGCCGCATGAACCGCACGTGCGCGCGATCACCCGGGAAATCATCGACGCGGTCGCCGAGCAGGGCCGTTGCGACCTGGTAGTCGATGTAGCGGCGAAGCTGCCAACCGCGGTCATCTGCGAGATGCTCGCGGTCCCGCGCGAAGATTGGGACCTAATGTTCGCGCTCGGCAACATGACATTGGGGAACGAAGACCCCGAGTACCAGGTCGACGGATCTGCCCAGAAGACCGGTGCGCAGGCACAGAGGGACATCTTCAACTATTTCATGAGGTTAATCGGCGAACGACGCAGCAGCCCGGGTGACGACCTGGTCAGCGCGCTCGTACACGGTGACATCGAAGGTGACCACCTCAGCGACCTTGAGGTGGTGTTCAACTGCTTCCTGCTGATCCTGGGAGGCCAGGAAACCACCCGCAACGCGATCACCGGGGGCATGGACGCGTTGATGCGCTGTCCCGACGATCGCGAACGCCTGGCGCGCCAGTCAGCACTGATGCCGACCGCCATCGAAGAAATCCTGCGCTGGACCTCACCGATCACTCATATAATGCGCACCGCAACGCGCGCGGTGGAGCTGCGCGGGCGATCGATTCAGGAAGGGGACCGGGTGGTCATCTGGAACCCATCCGCGAATCGTGACGAGGAGGTGTTCGCGGATCCCTACACCTTCGACCTTGCTCGCAAGCCCAACGACCACATCGCGTTCGGCTACGGTGAACATTTCTGTATCGGTGCGAACCTCGCTCGACTCGAGCTGCGCGTGATGCTCGATGAACTGCTCCGCCGCATGCCGGACATGGCTCCGGCTGGAGCGCCAGAGCGTTTGCGATCCAATCTGCTCGCCGGCATCAAGCATCTGCCGGTCACGTACACTCCAGCCCGGGTCGCGGCCTGA
- a CDS encoding LLM class flavin-dependent oxidoreductase: MSLCNQLNIGLLFPFRNPVEWRRPWPQFYAEQLAQIRGAEELGYDQAWLTEHHFAEDGYSPAILPIASAIAATTTRIRVGTYLVLLPLHNAVRVAEDAATIDIISNGRFDLGVGQGYGPNEFAGYGVDRKARAGRMEEGIEVLRGAWTKKEFSYSGQHYRVQNITLMPPVVQKPHPPLWIGAGAPKAIRRAGRMGCHFMGLGDPRAQQIYDESLRQAGRNPADYSAAQLHWTYVARSSDEAWSEAQDHYHCMLRLYGRWIVEANEMPNAAQFANLPEPSKLRQAQGLMFTPLFGSPDEVTARLNESFKNVRTTHLVLGMHLPGLAPERSRRSMDLFAREVAPHLRPVA; this comes from the coding sequence ATGAGCCTTTGCAATCAGCTCAATATCGGATTGTTGTTCCCGTTCCGGAACCCGGTTGAATGGCGGAGGCCGTGGCCGCAGTTCTACGCCGAGCAGCTTGCGCAAATCCGAGGCGCCGAGGAACTTGGCTACGACCAGGCGTGGCTCACTGAGCACCACTTCGCCGAAGATGGCTACTCGCCCGCGATTCTTCCGATCGCGTCCGCAATCGCCGCGACTACCACGCGCATCAGAGTGGGCACTTACCTGGTGCTGCTACCCCTGCACAATGCCGTCCGGGTCGCCGAGGATGCGGCGACGATTGACATCATCTCCAACGGCCGCTTCGATCTCGGGGTGGGCCAGGGCTACGGCCCGAATGAATTCGCCGGCTACGGCGTTGATCGAAAAGCACGCGCAGGGCGAATGGAAGAGGGCATCGAGGTACTGCGCGGTGCGTGGACCAAAAAGGAGTTCTCGTACTCCGGACAGCACTACCGAGTGCAGAACATCACCTTGATGCCACCCGTAGTGCAGAAGCCGCATCCGCCCCTGTGGATTGGGGCGGGCGCGCCCAAGGCTATCCGGCGCGCGGGCCGGATGGGATGTCACTTCATGGGTTTGGGCGATCCGCGCGCACAACAAATCTATGATGAATCACTGCGCCAGGCAGGGCGGAATCCCGCGGACTACAGCGCCGCCCAACTCCACTGGACCTATGTCGCGCGGAGCAGCGACGAAGCCTGGTCTGAGGCGCAGGATCACTATCATTGCATGCTGAGGCTGTATGGCCGCTGGATCGTGGAGGCCAACGAGATGCCCAACGCCGCGCAATTCGCGAATCTGCCGGAACCATCCAAGCTTCGCCAGGCGCAAGGCCTGATGTTTACTCCACTGTTTGGGAGCCCGGACGAAGTCACGGCGCGTCTTAACGAGTCCTTCAAGAATGTGCGAACGACGCACTTGGTGCTCGGAATGCATCTGCCCGGCCTGGCACCAGAACGGTCACGCCGTTCGATGGACCTGTTCGCCCGGGAGGTCGCTCCGCACCTCAGGCCGGTCGCCTAG
- a CDS encoding SDR family oxidoreductase translates to MRLQDKVAVITGGASGMGRATATRFLQEGASVVIADYNEDTGKQTLALCAERGFRDRARFIRTDVAKEPEVAAMIALAISEFGKVDVVFNNAGLGGALGPVWDIEVEEWDYTFDVLAKGVFLGIKHAARAMKRQGGGGSIISTASVAGLSGGSGPLVYSAAKAAVINLTRAAALQLAPDRIRVNAICPGGVLTPLTDRGNPATVAKQLDKFQPWPEHGKPENIAGAALFLASDDSEFVTGEAIVVDGGLTAAGPNVWKGFGGAAEAQLSQTVVNRGSTGAPSTRRAVGKI, encoded by the coding sequence ATGCGACTTCAGGACAAGGTAGCAGTGATCACCGGCGGTGCGAGCGGGATGGGCCGTGCCACCGCGACGCGCTTTCTTCAGGAGGGAGCGTCGGTAGTCATCGCCGACTACAACGAGGACACCGGCAAGCAGACGCTTGCGCTTTGCGCCGAACGGGGCTTCCGCGACCGGGCGCGGTTCATCCGCACGGATGTTGCGAAGGAGCCCGAGGTCGCGGCGATGATCGCGCTGGCGATTTCGGAATTCGGAAAAGTAGATGTGGTATTCAACAATGCCGGCCTGGGCGGAGCGTTGGGCCCGGTCTGGGACATCGAGGTGGAAGAATGGGATTACACCTTTGATGTTCTAGCGAAGGGAGTCTTCCTGGGGATCAAACATGCTGCTCGCGCAATGAAGCGGCAGGGCGGGGGCGGCTCAATCATTAGCACCGCGTCTGTCGCGGGGTTGAGCGGCGGAAGCGGACCCCTGGTTTATTCGGCCGCCAAGGCGGCGGTCATCAATCTAACCCGAGCTGCGGCCCTTCAACTGGCGCCGGATCGCATCCGGGTCAACGCGATTTGTCCGGGTGGCGTGCTGACACCGCTCACCGATCGCGGCAACCCGGCGACGGTGGCCAAGCAGCTCGACAAATTCCAGCCCTGGCCTGAGCACGGAAAGCCGGAGAATATCGCCGGGGCGGCGTTGTTCCTGGCCAGTGACGATTCCGAGTTTGTCACCGGTGAAGCGATAGTGGTGGATGGAGGATTGACCGCGGCGGGACCCAACGTCTGGAAAGGATTTGGCGGAGCTGCCGAGGCCCAACTGTCACAGACGGTCGTGAATCGGGGCAGCACCGGCGCTCCCAGCACTAGACGGGCGGTAGGAAAAATCTAG
- a CDS encoding CaiB/BaiF CoA-transferase family protein, whose product MAQTSKRMLEGYRVLDFTQVLAGPTTTRYLAEMGAEVVKVEFAPNGDISRAVPYIRNGRSAYYVQQNLGKKSLCLDLKNPKAVEIIRDLIQKVDVIVENYAPGVIARLGFGYEAVRALHPKVIMCSISTFGQNGPLANRPGYDFIGCAYSGVLSMIGERDGAPSLPAVGVGDISTGVHALSAIVAALLHRERTGEGQYLETSLLDCYFSYHDMPVHTASLSGGAILPRRNGAHHYAVAPLGIFNGKRHPILIMAGTQHQFPYLCSAMGKPELAEDTRFRTISARMEHLEELKALIQKWFDAMPTDEAVYRCFEEYRVPFAEVLSTEEAMAHPHLRERELVRTVSDRFLGEFEVPGFPLRFSGYGRHRTTTAPTLGEHNAAVLREYLGYSPERISALEGEGVLCRGER is encoded by the coding sequence ATGGCACAGACGTCGAAGCGTATGCTCGAGGGCTACCGGGTGCTCGATTTCACCCAGGTCCTGGCCGGACCGACCACGACGCGATATCTGGCCGAGATGGGCGCCGAGGTAGTCAAGGTCGAGTTTGCTCCTAACGGCGATATATCGCGCGCGGTACCTTACATTCGGAACGGGCGGAGCGCGTATTACGTCCAGCAGAATCTGGGCAAGAAAAGTTTGTGCCTCGACCTCAAGAATCCCAAGGCGGTGGAGATCATCCGCGACCTGATCCAGAAGGTCGATGTGATCGTGGAGAATTACGCGCCCGGCGTGATCGCGCGGCTGGGATTCGGCTACGAGGCGGTCCGGGCGCTTCACCCGAAAGTCATCATGTGTTCGATCTCGACCTTCGGGCAGAACGGACCACTCGCGAACCGCCCAGGCTACGACTTTATCGGATGCGCCTATTCGGGGGTGTTGAGCATGATTGGCGAGCGCGACGGCGCCCCATCGCTGCCCGCGGTAGGAGTCGGCGATATCAGCACCGGGGTGCACGCCCTGTCAGCGATCGTGGCGGCGCTGCTCCATCGCGAACGGACCGGCGAGGGGCAATATCTCGAGACCTCGTTGCTGGATTGTTATTTCAGCTACCACGACATGCCGGTACACACCGCGAGTTTGAGCGGCGGCGCGATTTTGCCGCGGCGCAACGGCGCACACCATTACGCGGTTGCCCCGCTCGGCATATTCAACGGCAAACGGCATCCGATTCTGATCATGGCGGGAACCCAACACCAATTCCCGTATCTGTGCAGTGCGATGGGGAAGCCGGAGCTCGCGGAGGATACGCGCTTTCGCACCATTTCTGCTCGTATGGAGCACCTCGAAGAACTCAAGGCACTCATTCAGAAGTGGTTCGACGCAATGCCGACCGACGAGGCGGTGTACCGCTGTTTCGAAGAGTATCGGGTGCCCTTCGCGGAAGTGTTATCGACTGAAGAGGCGATGGCGCATCCGCATCTGCGCGAGCGCGAGCTGGTGCGGACGGTGAGCGATCGTTTCCTGGGCGAGTTCGAGGTACCAGGGTTTCCGCTGCGCTTTTCGGGTTACGGGCGGCATCGGACGACTACGGCGCCGACCTTGGGAGAGCACAACGCGGCGGTGCTGCGCGAGTATCTGGGATACTCGCCAGAGCGGATTTCGGCGCTGGAGGGTGAGGGTGTGCTGTGTCGTGGCGAGCGTTGA
- a CDS encoding thiamine pyrophosphate-binding protein, whose translation MGTLRGEQIIAQSFKQEGVDTIFFMMGGPTSGTAGACLELGMQGIYVRHEQAAAMMAHAYARVTGKPGICIAPMGPGVANLVTGLGNAWADAAPVIAIGGAAPMRGTTLDTFQEMDQIPMMRPIVKAAYRVDLGYRIPEYISIAFREALDGKRGPVYLDLPGDVLAGKVEEEKIQWVASPSRTEARPAGDPALIRSAVELLAKARKPLVLTGSGVLWSRAEDQLQKFIEATGLPFFTTPQGRGVVAEDHPRSFPGARSTAFREADVVLVIGARANSMLSFLRPPRFSPDAKLINVNLDGKEIGHNRAADIGIIGDARLVLEQLTLEAAGKFDPKHETEWVAQLAVKHRSNLERSAPLLHSNAVPIHPLRLCNEVKEVISRETILVVDGHEILNFARQSIPIYQARCSLNAGPHGCMGVGIPFGIGAQAARPDLPVLVLSGDGAFGWNGMEMDTAIRHRLPIVVVVSNNGGFTSRKTGGNVGRDLGFQRYDKMVEALGGYGEFVERPDEIRPAIERAIKSRKTALVNVCTDPEAQATTDMGFAGY comes from the coding sequence ATGGGAACACTACGCGGGGAACAGATCATCGCTCAGTCGTTCAAGCAGGAAGGCGTCGACACGATCTTCTTCATGATGGGCGGGCCCACCTCGGGGACCGCGGGCGCGTGCCTGGAACTGGGCATGCAGGGGATCTACGTGCGCCACGAGCAGGCGGCGGCCATGATGGCGCACGCGTATGCGAGGGTTACGGGGAAACCCGGAATCTGTATCGCACCGATGGGTCCGGGTGTCGCCAACCTGGTGACCGGTCTTGGCAACGCATGGGCTGATGCCGCCCCGGTCATCGCGATCGGCGGCGCCGCGCCGATGCGCGGTACCACGCTCGACACGTTCCAGGAGATGGACCAGATTCCGATGATGCGACCGATCGTGAAGGCTGCGTATCGCGTCGACCTCGGGTACCGGATTCCTGAATATATCAGCATTGCTTTTCGCGAGGCGCTCGACGGCAAGCGGGGTCCGGTCTACCTCGACCTGCCGGGTGACGTGCTCGCTGGTAAGGTCGAGGAGGAGAAAATTCAGTGGGTCGCGAGCCCCTCGCGGACCGAAGCGCGTCCCGCAGGTGATCCAGCTCTGATCCGCAGCGCGGTCGAGCTTCTGGCCAAGGCACGCAAACCGCTGGTCCTTACGGGAAGCGGCGTGCTGTGGTCACGGGCGGAGGATCAGCTGCAAAAGTTTATCGAAGCGACGGGACTGCCCTTCTTCACCACTCCCCAAGGTCGTGGAGTCGTTGCGGAAGACCATCCCCGCTCGTTCCCAGGGGCGCGCTCGACCGCATTTCGCGAAGCAGATGTGGTGTTGGTAATCGGTGCCCGCGCCAACTCGATGCTGTCATTCCTGCGACCTCCGCGTTTTTCGCCGGACGCCAAGCTGATCAACGTGAACCTCGACGGTAAGGAGATCGGCCATAATCGTGCCGCCGACATAGGCATCATCGGTGACGCCAGACTGGTGCTCGAGCAACTCACCCTTGAGGCGGCCGGCAAGTTTGATCCCAAGCACGAGACCGAATGGGTCGCGCAGCTCGCCGTCAAGCATCGGTCGAACCTGGAACGCTCGGCGCCGCTGTTGCACTCCAATGCGGTTCCGATCCATCCGCTGCGCCTCTGCAACGAGGTCAAGGAAGTCATTTCACGGGAGACCATCCTGGTGGTTGACGGACATGAAATACTGAACTTCGCTCGCCAATCGATTCCCATCTACCAGGCGCGCTGCAGTCTCAATGCCGGTCCGCATGGCTGTATGGGCGTCGGTATCCCGTTCGGAATCGGCGCGCAGGCTGCGCGTCCTGACCTCCCCGTGCTGGTGCTGAGCGGCGACGGAGCATTCGGCTGGAACGGGATGGAAATGGACACCGCCATTCGGCATCGCTTGCCCATCGTGGTAGTGGTCTCGAACAACGGTGGATTCACCTCGCGTAAGACCGGCGGCAACGTGGGGCGCGATCTCGGCTTCCAACGCTACGACAAGATGGTCGAAGCGCTCGGCGGCTATGGAGAATTCGTGGAGCGCCCCGATGAGATCCGTCCGGCGATCGAAC